From Geomonas agri, one genomic window encodes:
- a CDS encoding MarR family winged helix-turn-helix transcriptional regulator translates to MTIETTKVDKENLLYRLAFLTRRWRQVLDAAFQSLGVTDAAWRPLLHLHHLGDGIRQKDLAASLGIEGPTLTRILDQLIVKGLIERNEDASDRRAKLLALSSEGRAMVVQITGKVATLEHDLLSEFSTLEIDQMTGFVERLEMKLQETRARIKG, encoded by the coding sequence ATGACCATTGAGACCACGAAAGTAGATAAAGAAAACCTCCTGTATCGTCTGGCCTTTCTGACCAGGCGGTGGCGCCAGGTGCTTGACGCGGCATTCCAGTCCCTGGGAGTCACCGACGCCGCATGGCGCCCGTTGCTGCACCTGCACCACTTGGGTGACGGCATCAGGCAAAAAGACCTTGCTGCCTCGCTTGGCATAGAAGGTCCCACGCTGACACGGATCCTCGACCAGCTGATCGTGAAGGGGCTCATCGAGCGCAACGAGGATGCCAGCGACCGGCGCGCCAAACTGCTGGCGCTCTCTTCCGAGGGGCGCGCCATGGTGGTGCAGATTACCGGCAAGGTCGCTACGCTCGAGCACGACCTCCTCAGTGAATTCAGCACACTGGAGATCGACCAGATGACAGGTTTCGTCGAGCGACTGGAGATGAAGCTGCAGGAAACCCGCGCGAGAATAAAAGGGTGA
- a CDS encoding FUSC family protein, whose amino-acid sequence MKLVLALRGTLAVLTALVVAEFLGIQNPYWAAMTALIVIQPTRGLLFEKSFYRLVGTVFGSLAALLLLQYTTSPFLLTSALVVWIAGCVGIGNLFHGLRSYAFLMAGCTCAVIAMSGFMNPSHVSGIAFGRIACIVVGIIVTTAVTAIFTPRAPREELERRLQEVISDAMLWLSALIREGRTASVARLEQAMLMELADLELLVDTAGAASPGFRKRRRHVKSLMAALLSLLSVGRLAAEHLDRHNDGDGSHGQWRELMSQRLVDVASTFASAPGAESCSELAAVASEARAHLPLLGETLGSLVVSVTEVLSGFAAVAEDAAQKPPHQLIRHRDWVEAGRAAFRSGLVIAAVGFTWSVTGWSKGPLMLMALSIMTTIFSNKDHPAHFVGNIFVGAAIGSAAAVFCRIFLLSSVSDPYLTVAIIAPFVLLGLVAIQYPATVLAATDATLFFIFVVQPGVAVNIANVDLAIGAVAMVAGVGTAWLSYTVLVPINPSRRMRSILAAVSRDLVRMAKDGSPQVTARAQERLHHRVIRLVDMAARHDREHLRTVEGGVTALGIAATIKSLRQKLEADDVTPGSERIMREALMAIAVLAPQPDNAGELLRRAARALYAVLEEGAVLQGVGSETSRSAGRPGHVRLLQPLLLVAEKQ is encoded by the coding sequence TTGAAGCTTGTCCTTGCCCTGCGTGGCACGCTGGCCGTACTGACCGCACTCGTTGTCGCCGAGTTCCTGGGTATCCAGAACCCCTACTGGGCCGCGATGACCGCCCTGATCGTCATTCAACCGACTCGCGGTCTCCTGTTCGAGAAAAGCTTCTATCGCCTGGTCGGCACCGTCTTCGGCTCCCTGGCCGCCTTGCTGCTTCTCCAGTACACCACGTCACCGTTCTTGCTCACGTCTGCACTGGTCGTCTGGATTGCCGGGTGCGTCGGCATCGGCAATCTCTTCCACGGCCTGCGCTCCTACGCCTTTCTCATGGCGGGATGCACCTGCGCCGTCATCGCCATGAGCGGCTTCATGAACCCCTCCCACGTCTCCGGGATCGCCTTCGGCCGGATCGCCTGCATCGTCGTGGGTATCATCGTCACCACCGCGGTCACCGCCATCTTCACGCCGCGTGCGCCGCGCGAGGAGTTGGAGCGGCGTCTTCAGGAGGTGATCAGCGACGCAATGCTGTGGTTGTCCGCGCTGATCCGCGAGGGGCGCACCGCCAGCGTAGCGAGGCTTGAGCAGGCGATGCTCATGGAGTTGGCGGATCTGGAGTTGCTTGTTGACACCGCTGGGGCGGCATCTCCCGGCTTCAGAAAACGACGGCGGCACGTAAAAAGCCTGATGGCCGCACTGCTTTCCCTGCTGTCGGTGGGGCGTCTGGCCGCTGAACATCTCGATCGTCATAACGATGGCGACGGCAGTCACGGGCAATGGCGGGAACTGATGTCACAGCGCCTGGTCGACGTCGCCTCGACGTTTGCCTCCGCCCCTGGGGCTGAAAGTTGCTCCGAGCTTGCGGCTGTGGCCTCCGAAGCGCGTGCCCACTTGCCGCTTCTGGGCGAGACCCTTGGTAGCCTGGTGGTTTCGGTGACAGAGGTGCTCTCGGGATTCGCGGCCGTTGCCGAGGATGCGGCACAAAAACCGCCACACCAGCTCATCCGGCACCGGGATTGGGTTGAAGCCGGTCGGGCGGCCTTTCGCTCCGGGCTTGTCATCGCAGCAGTCGGCTTCACCTGGAGCGTTACCGGCTGGAGCAAGGGGCCGCTCATGCTGATGGCCCTTTCCATCATGACCACCATCTTTTCCAACAAGGACCATCCTGCCCATTTTGTCGGGAACATCTTCGTCGGCGCGGCGATAGGCTCCGCTGCTGCGGTTTTCTGCAGGATATTCCTGCTCTCCAGCGTAAGCGACCCATACCTTACCGTTGCCATCATTGCGCCGTTCGTGCTGCTCGGGCTCGTCGCCATCCAGTATCCGGCTACGGTGCTAGCCGCGACCGATGCGACACTTTTCTTCATCTTCGTGGTCCAGCCCGGAGTGGCGGTGAACATCGCCAACGTCGATCTTGCCATCGGTGCCGTAGCCATGGTGGCCGGTGTCGGAACTGCATGGCTCTCCTATACCGTGCTGGTACCCATCAACCCAAGCCGGCGGATGCGGTCGATTCTCGCGGCTGTGTCCCGTGACCTGGTGCGCATGGCGAAGGACGGTTCACCGCAGGTGACAGCCCGCGCACAGGAGAGGCTGCACCACAGGGTAATCCGGCTAGTCGACATGGCCGCGCGGCACGACCGAGAGCATTTGAGGACGGTTGAAGGTGGGGTGACCGCGCTGGGCATCGCGGCAACTATCAAGTCGCTGAGACAAAAGCTGGAGGCCGACGACGTCACCCCTGGTTCGGAGCGGATCATGAGGGAGGCGCTGATGGCGATAGC